The following are encoded together in the Pseudoalteromonas shioyasakiensis genome:
- the gyrA gene encoding DNA topoisomerase (ATP-hydrolyzing) subunit A, whose protein sequence is MTDLANEILPVNIEDELKNSYLDYAMSVIVGRALPDVRDGLKPVHRRVLFAMNELNNDWNKPYKKSARVVGDVIGKYHPHGDSAVYDTIVRMAQPFSLRYMLVDGQGNFGSVDGDSAAAMRYTEVRMAKMSHELLADLEKETVDYVPNYDGTEQIPDVLPTKVPNLLVNGSSGIAVGMATNIPPHNLTEVINGCLALIQNPDMSIADLIEYIPGPDFPTAAIINGKKGIEQAYLTGRGKVYIRARAEIEVDEKTGRETIIVHEIPYQVNKARLIEKIAELVKDKKIEGISALRDESDKDGMRIVIEIKRGDVGEVILNNLYAQTQLQTVFGMNMVALDNNQPKCFNLKEMLEAFIVHRREVVTRRTVFDLRKARDRAHTLEGLAIALANIDPIIELIRKSPTPAEAKAALTARSWELGTVKAMLEKAGEDNVARPDWLAADLGIRDGQYYLSEQQAQAILDLRLHKLTGLEHEKILDEYQTLLDLIAELLHILSSPERLMEVIRDELVEIKEQYGDERRTEISAAAHDISLEDLINEEDVVVTLSHEGYVKYQPLSDYEAQRRGGKGKSATKMKDEDFIERLLVANTHDTILCFSTAGRLYWLKVYQLPLASRAARGKPIVNLLPLEADERITAILPVREYEEDKYIFMATAFGTVKKTPLTAYSRQRASGIIAVNLNEGDSLIGVDITDGTNEIMLFTDAGKVVRFKEAEESAVVDENGNPVLDENGNPEIRFKGVRPMGRTATGVRGIKMADDQRVVSLIVPKSDGAILTVTENGYGKRTALEDYPSKSRATQGVVSIKVSERNGAVVGAVQVDDNDEIMIISNRGTLVRTRVNEVSTVGRNTQGVILIRTIDEEQVVGLQRIEEIEVDELEAIEGEAVEVVDTNTEETGDNPPSE, encoded by the coding sequence ATGACTGATCTCGCCAATGAAATTCTGCCAGTCAATATTGAAGATGAATTGAAAAACTCCTACCTTGATTACGCGATGAGTGTAATCGTAGGACGTGCATTGCCAGACGTACGTGATGGCTTAAAGCCAGTTCACCGCCGCGTTTTATTTGCAATGAACGAACTCAATAATGATTGGAATAAACCTTACAAGAAATCAGCACGTGTTGTTGGTGATGTAATCGGTAAGTACCACCCACATGGCGACAGCGCGGTATATGACACCATCGTTCGTATGGCGCAGCCTTTCTCATTACGCTACATGCTTGTTGACGGCCAAGGTAACTTTGGTTCTGTTGACGGTGACTCTGCGGCAGCAATGCGTTATACGGAAGTCCGTATGGCGAAAATGTCACATGAATTATTAGCTGATTTAGAAAAAGAAACGGTTGATTACGTACCGAACTATGATGGTACTGAGCAAATTCCTGACGTATTACCTACAAAAGTACCTAACTTATTAGTAAATGGTTCTTCGGGTATCGCGGTTGGTATGGCGACGAACATTCCACCTCATAACTTAACAGAAGTTATCAATGGTTGTTTAGCGCTTATTCAAAACCCTGATATGTCAATTGCTGACCTTATTGAATATATCCCAGGTCCAGATTTCCCGACTGCGGCGATTATCAATGGTAAAAAAGGCATTGAGCAAGCGTACTTAACCGGTCGTGGTAAAGTATATATCCGTGCTCGTGCTGAAATCGAAGTTGACGAAAAAACCGGTCGTGAAACAATCATCGTTCACGAAATCCCTTATCAAGTTAACAAAGCACGCCTTATCGAAAAGATTGCAGAGCTTGTTAAAGATAAGAAGATTGAAGGTATTAGCGCACTACGTGACGAATCAGATAAAGACGGTATGCGTATCGTTATCGAAATCAAACGTGGTGATGTTGGTGAAGTAATCTTAAACAACCTTTATGCACAAACTCAGTTACAAACTGTGTTTGGTATGAACATGGTTGCACTTGATAACAACCAACCTAAGTGTTTCAACTTAAAAGAAATGCTTGAAGCGTTTATCGTACACCGTCGTGAAGTTGTTACACGTCGTACTGTATTCGATTTACGTAAAGCCCGTGACCGTGCTCACACGCTTGAAGGCTTAGCGATTGCACTTGCGAATATCGACCCAATTATCGAACTTATTCGTAAATCACCAACACCAGCAGAAGCAAAAGCGGCACTAACAGCACGTTCTTGGGAACTAGGCACTGTTAAAGCAATGCTTGAAAAAGCAGGTGAAGATAACGTAGCACGTCCTGATTGGTTAGCGGCTGATTTAGGTATCCGTGACGGTCAGTACTATTTATCTGAGCAACAAGCACAAGCAATTCTAGACCTACGTTTACACAAACTAACAGGCCTTGAGCATGAGAAGATCTTAGACGAGTATCAAACACTCCTTGATCTAATTGCTGAGCTTTTACATATTCTTTCAAGCCCAGAGCGTTTAATGGAAGTTATCCGCGACGAGCTAGTAGAAATTAAAGAGCAATATGGTGACGAACGTCGTACTGAAATCAGTGCAGCTGCTCACGATATTAGCCTTGAAGACCTAATCAATGAAGAAGACGTTGTTGTAACGCTTTCTCACGAAGGTTACGTTAAGTATCAACCACTATCAGATTACGAAGCACAGCGTCGTGGTGGTAAAGGTAAATCAGCAACCAAGATGAAAGATGAAGACTTCATCGAACGTCTATTAGTTGCTAATACCCACGATACAATCCTATGTTTCTCAACAGCGGGTCGCTTATACTGGTTGAAAGTATATCAGTTACCATTAGCAAGCCGTGCAGCGCGTGGTAAGCCAATAGTTAACTTATTACCACTTGAAGCTGATGAGCGTATTACTGCTATCTTACCAGTACGTGAGTACGAAGAAGATAAATACATCTTCATGGCAACTGCATTTGGTACAGTTAAGAAAACACCACTTACAGCATATAGCCGTCAACGTGCGAGCGGTATCATCGCTGTTAACCTAAATGAAGGCGATAGCCTAATTGGTGTTGATATTACTGATGGCACGAATGAAATTATGCTATTCACTGATGCTGGTAAAGTTGTTCGCTTTAAAGAAGCTGAAGAGTCAGCAGTTGTTGATGAAAACGGTAACCCAGTTCTAGACGAAAATGGTAACCCAGAAATCCGCTTCAAAGGTGTACGTCCAATGGGTCGTACAGCAACAGGTGTTCGTGGTATTAAGATGGCTGACGACCAACGCGTTGTGTCGTTAATCGTACCTAAGTCAGATGGTGCAATCCTAACTGTGACAGAAAACGGTTACGGTAAGCGTACAGCACTTGAAGATTACCCATCGAAGAGCCGTGCAACACAAGGTGTTGTATCAATCAAAGTAAGCGAACGTAATGGCGCTGTGGTTGGTGCAGTACAAGTTGACGATAACGACGAAATCATGATTATCTCGAATCGCGGTACCTTAGTACGTACCCGTGTAAACGAGGTTTCTACGGTTGGTCGTAATACTCAAGGCGTTATTTTGATACGAACTATTGACGAAGAGCAAGTAGTTGGTTTACAACGTATCGAAGAAATCGAAGTTGATGAGCTAGAAGCCATCGAAGGCGAGGCCGTTGAAGTAGTCGATACCAATACTGAAGAAACGGGTGATAACCCACCTTCAGAATAA
- the serC gene encoding 3-phosphoserine/phosphohydroxythreonine transaminase: MTKYNFCAGPAMLPPAVMQKAQKEFIDWQGLGVSVMEISHRSSDFLALTTKCEASLRRLMNISDEFEVLFMHGGGRGQFSAVPLNLHLDDKPAVYCENGVWSKGATSEAAKFTAVESINVRDDEQQNGQFSIKPASSWELPADASYIHYCPNETVDGIEIFDVPSHPSAPIVADMSSTILSREFDVNQFDLIYAGAQKNIGPSGLSIVIIRKTLLEREGLAKPGILDYALEAKQGSMYNTPPTFAWYLAAEVFEWLEANGGVKAMEEQNIAKAELLYNYIDSSDFYSNKVAKHCRSRMNVPFWLNDGSLNDKFITQSKEAGLLALEGHRIVGGMRASIYNAMPLEGVQALVNFMEKFAKENS, translated from the coding sequence ATGACTAAGTATAATTTTTGTGCAGGACCGGCAATGCTACCGCCGGCAGTTATGCAAAAAGCACAAAAAGAATTTATAGATTGGCAAGGTTTAGGTGTCTCTGTGATGGAAATTAGCCATCGCAGCAGCGACTTTTTAGCGCTTACCACTAAATGTGAAGCAAGCCTGCGTCGTTTAATGAATATAAGCGATGAGTTCGAAGTGTTATTTATGCACGGCGGTGGCCGTGGTCAATTCAGTGCTGTGCCACTGAACCTTCACCTTGATGATAAGCCAGCCGTGTACTGTGAAAACGGTGTGTGGTCTAAAGGGGCTACGTCAGAAGCGGCAAAATTCACTGCAGTTGAAAGCATCAATGTCCGTGATGATGAGCAGCAAAATGGCCAGTTCTCTATAAAACCAGCAAGCAGCTGGGAATTACCTGCTGATGCGTCTTACATTCACTATTGTCCGAATGAAACCGTAGATGGCATCGAAATTTTTGACGTGCCATCACACCCATCAGCACCGATTGTGGCTGATATGTCATCGACTATTTTATCGCGCGAGTTTGACGTAAATCAGTTTGATCTTATTTACGCTGGCGCACAAAAGAATATCGGCCCGTCTGGTTTATCGATTGTTATTATTCGCAAAACGCTTCTTGAGCGTGAAGGTCTTGCCAAGCCAGGTATTCTTGATTACGCCTTAGAAGCAAAACAAGGCAGCATGTATAACACACCACCGACATTTGCGTGGTACTTAGCTGCTGAAGTATTTGAATGGCTTGAAGCAAACGGCGGCGTTAAAGCGATGGAAGAACAAAACATCGCAAAAGCAGAACTTCTTTACAATTACATTGATAGCTCAGATTTTTACAGCAACAAAGTTGCTAAGCATTGCCGTTCGCGTATGAACGTACCGTTTTGGCTAAATGACGGATCACTGAATGATAAATTCATTACTCAATCAAAAGAAGCAGGCTTATTAGCCCTTGAAGGTCACCGTATCGTCGGTGGTATGCGCGCAAGCATTTATAATGCGATGCCACTTGAAGGTGTTCAAGCCTTGGTTAATTTTATGGAAAAATTCGCCAAGGAGAACAGCTAA
- the aroA gene encoding 3-phosphoshikimate 1-carboxyvinyltransferase — MEQLRLEPITKVNGSVTLPGSKSLSNRILLLAALAEGTTVVENLLDSDDIRHMLGALNLLGVNVSLNEDKTVATVEGVAGKFKTPSEPLFLGNAGTAYRPLTAVLAAVEGEYQLVGEPRMEERPIGHLVDALQALGGDVEYLKHKDYPPLAIKGGKINGGQVAIDGSISSQFLTALLMAAPLFNGDTEITIKGTLVSKPYIDITLDVMKRFGVTVSHDNYETFYVKGCQQYQALERIMVEGDASSASYFVAAAAIAGGEIEINGVGAASVQGDIGFAKVMEQVGAKIDWYDEKLVVRKGELNAVDIDANAIPDAAMTLATVALFAKGKTAIRNIYNWRVKETDRLYAMATELRKVGAEVVEGEDFIEITPPDTFNDVAIDTYNDHRIAMCFAMVAVGGKPITINDPKCTYKTFPTFFKVLESVSSQ, encoded by the coding sequence ATGGAACAGCTTCGTCTTGAACCGATTACAAAGGTAAATGGTAGTGTGACACTACCAGGCTCAAAAAGCTTATCAAACCGTATCTTACTGCTTGCTGCTCTTGCAGAGGGCACAACGGTTGTTGAAAACCTACTAGATAGTGATGATATTCGTCACATGCTAGGTGCATTAAATCTTTTAGGCGTAAATGTATCGCTTAACGAAGATAAAACAGTGGCCACCGTAGAGGGTGTTGCAGGTAAATTTAAAACTCCGAGCGAGCCTTTATTTTTAGGTAATGCAGGGACAGCTTATCGTCCACTGACAGCGGTTTTAGCTGCTGTAGAAGGCGAGTATCAGCTGGTGGGCGAGCCTCGTATGGAAGAGCGCCCAATCGGCCATTTGGTTGATGCACTGCAAGCACTGGGTGGTGATGTTGAATACCTTAAGCATAAAGATTATCCACCACTTGCCATAAAAGGCGGCAAAATCAACGGTGGACAAGTTGCAATTGATGGCAGCATCTCTAGCCAGTTCTTAACAGCGTTACTAATGGCTGCACCATTATTTAATGGCGATACAGAAATCACCATCAAAGGCACGCTGGTATCAAAGCCTTACATTGATATTACCCTAGATGTAATGAAGCGCTTTGGCGTTACTGTAAGCCATGACAATTACGAAACGTTTTACGTTAAAGGCTGTCAGCAGTATCAAGCACTTGAGCGTATTATGGTCGAAGGTGATGCATCAAGCGCCTCTTATTTTGTTGCAGCAGCTGCAATAGCAGGTGGCGAAATTGAAATTAACGGGGTAGGTGCGGCATCTGTTCAAGGTGATATTGGTTTTGCCAAAGTGATGGAGCAAGTAGGCGCCAAAATCGATTGGTACGATGAAAAGCTGGTGGTTCGTAAAGGTGAGCTAAATGCGGTCGATATTGATGCCAATGCAATCCCTGATGCGGCAATGACACTCGCCACTGTTGCGCTTTTCGCAAAGGGTAAAACAGCAATTCGCAATATCTATAACTGGCGTGTAAAAGAAACAGATCGCTTATATGCCATGGCGACTGAGCTTCGTAAAGTTGGTGCAGAAGTGGTTGAAGGTGAAGATTTCATCGAAATTACACCGCCAGACACTTTTAACGATGTAGCGATAGATACCTATAACGATCACCGTATTGCCATGTGTTTTGCAATGGTTGCCGTTGGCGGAAAGCCGATAACCATTAACGATCCTAAGTGTACATACAAAACTTTTCCAACGTTTTTCAAAGTACTAGAGTCTGTCTCAAGTCAATAA
- the cmk gene encoding (d)CMP kinase: MQALSMPVITIDGPSGSGKGTVCRLLAEKLGWDVLDSGAIYRVLSLAALHHQIELDNEDALVPLAANLDVQFLVDSQTHTSKIVLEGEDVTTTIRNEEVGAAASKIAALPRVREALLRRQRAFRTESGLIADGRDMGTVVFPDAPLKIYLTASAEERARRRFAELNERGLDVTLSGLLEDIKARDHRDMTREVAPLVPAEDAIELDTSELNAMQVFDKVVTLLDEAVLAGKLPKAKK; encoded by the coding sequence ATGCAGGCGTTATCAATGCCCGTAATCACCATCGATGGCCCAAGTGGTTCAGGTAAAGGAACTGTTTGTCGCTTGTTAGCCGAGAAATTAGGTTGGGATGTATTAGACAGTGGAGCGATTTACCGTGTGCTGTCACTTGCAGCGCTTCATCATCAAATTGAATTAGATAATGAAGATGCGCTAGTTCCGCTAGCTGCAAACTTAGATGTACAGTTTTTGGTCGATAGCCAAACGCATACTTCTAAAATTGTCTTGGAAGGCGAAGACGTCACAACCACAATTCGTAACGAAGAAGTGGGTGCTGCGGCATCAAAGATTGCTGCATTACCACGGGTGAGAGAAGCATTATTACGTCGTCAACGTGCGTTTCGTACTGAGAGCGGCTTAATTGCCGATGGTCGTGACATGGGCACCGTTGTGTTCCCAGATGCACCATTGAAGATTTATTTAACCGCATCAGCTGAAGAGCGCGCTCGTCGTCGCTTTGCTGAGTTGAACGAACGCGGTCTTGATGTTACACTAAGTGGTCTACTTGAGGACATAAAAGCTCGCGATCACCGTGATATGACGCGTGAAGTTGCGCCGCTTGTTCCTGCAGAAGACGCTATTGAGCTCGATACTAGCGAGCTTAATGCAATGCAAGTGTTTGATAAAGTTGTAACTTTACTCGACGAAGCCGTACTTGCAGGAAAGCTTCCAAAAGCTAAAAAGTAA
- the rpsA gene encoding 30S ribosomal protein S1 — MSENFAQLFEESLKGFEAEQGSIVKGTVISIENNIVLVDAGLKSESAIPAEQFKNAAGELEVAVGDEVDVALDAIEDGFGETILSREKAKRHEAWIRLEKACEEQETVTGVINGKVKGGFTVEVDSIRAFLPGSLVDVRPVRDTTHLEGKELEFKVIKLDQKRNNVVVSRRAVIESENSQEREELLANLVEGQEVKGIVKNLTDYGAFVDLGGVDGLLHITDMAWKRVKHPSEIVNVGDEIAVKVLKFDKEKTRVSLGLKQLGEDPWAAIAGRYPEGSKLSGRVTNLTDYGCFVEIEEGVEGLVHVSEMDWTNKNIHPSKVVSLGDTVEVMVLEIDEERRRISLGLKQCIANPWQEFARLQNKGDQVTGKIKSITDFGIFIGLEGGIDGLVHLSDISWNTPGEEAVREFKKGDEITAIVLQVDPERERISLGVKQIEADPFNNYLDANKKGAIVKGKVTEVDAKGATVELIEGVEGYIRVADIAQERVEDATTVVSAGDEIEAKYVGVDRKNRTLSLSVKALFEAEEKEVLEKLKKEEPAFENAMAAAFKNAQKD; from the coding sequence ATGTCAGAAAATTTTGCGCAGTTATTTGAAGAAAGCCTTAAGGGTTTTGAAGCAGAGCAAGGCTCTATCGTTAAAGGTACTGTTATCTCAATCGAGAACAACATCGTACTTGTTGATGCTGGTCTTAAATCTGAAAGTGCAATCCCTGCTGAGCAATTCAAAAATGCTGCTGGTGAACTAGAAGTTGCTGTTGGCGACGAAGTAGATGTTGCTTTAGACGCAATCGAAGACGGTTTCGGTGAAACTATCCTTTCTCGTGAGAAAGCGAAGCGTCACGAAGCGTGGATCCGCTTAGAAAAAGCATGTGAAGAGCAAGAGACTGTTACTGGTGTTATCAACGGTAAAGTTAAAGGCGGTTTCACTGTTGAAGTTGATTCAATCCGTGCCTTCCTACCTGGTTCACTTGTTGATGTTCGTCCAGTACGTGACACAACTCACCTTGAAGGTAAAGAGCTTGAGTTCAAAGTAATCAAGCTTGACCAAAAACGTAACAACGTTGTTGTTTCTCGCCGTGCAGTTATCGAATCAGAGAACTCACAAGAGCGTGAAGAACTTCTTGCTAACCTTGTTGAAGGTCAAGAAGTTAAAGGTATCGTTAAGAACCTTACTGACTACGGTGCGTTCGTTGACCTTGGTGGTGTTGACGGTCTACTACACATCACAGACATGGCGTGGAAGCGTGTTAAGCACCCTTCAGAAATCGTTAATGTTGGCGACGAAATCGCAGTTAAAGTTCTTAAATTCGACAAAGAAAAGACTCGTGTATCTCTAGGCCTTAAACAGCTTGGCGAAGATCCATGGGCAGCTATCGCTGGTCGTTACCCAGAAGGTTCTAAGCTTTCTGGTCGTGTAACTAACCTTACTGACTACGGTTGTTTCGTTGAAATCGAAGAAGGCGTAGAAGGTCTAGTACACGTTTCTGAAATGGATTGGACTAACAAGAACATCCACCCTTCAAAAGTTGTTTCACTAGGTGACACTGTTGAAGTTATGGTTCTTGAAATCGACGAAGAGCGTCGTCGTATTTCTCTTGGTCTTAAGCAATGTATTGCTAACCCATGGCAAGAATTTGCTCGTCTACAAAACAAAGGCGATCAAGTTACTGGTAAGATCAAATCAATCACTGACTTCGGTATCTTCATCGGTCTTGAAGGCGGTATTGACGGTCTTGTTCACCTTTCAGACATTTCTTGGAACACGCCAGGCGAAGAAGCTGTACGTGAATTCAAGAAAGGCGACGAAATCACTGCTATCGTATTACAAGTTGACCCAGAGCGTGAGCGTATCTCTCTAGGCGTTAAACAAATCGAAGCTGACCCATTCAATAACTACCTGGACGCAAACAAAAAAGGTGCTATTGTTAAAGGTAAAGTGACTGAAGTTGATGCGAAAGGCGCAACTGTTGAGCTAATCGAAGGCGTTGAAGGTTACATCCGTGTAGCTGATATCGCTCAAGAGCGTGTTGAAGATGCTACTACTGTAGTTTCTGCAGGCGACGAAATCGAAGCGAAATACGTTGGTGTTGATCGTAAGAACCGCACTTTAAGCTTATCTGTTAAAGCTCTTTTCGAAGCAGAAGAGAAAGAAGTACTAGAGAAGCTTAAGAAAGAAGAGCCAGCGTTCGAAAACGCTATGGCTGCAGCATTCAAAAATGCTCAAAAAGACTAA
- the ihfB gene encoding integration host factor subunit beta, with the protein MTKSELIEQLAEQHAHIPVKDVENAVKEILEQMAGSLSSSDRIEIRGFGSFSLHYRSPRTGRNPKTGETVELDGKHVPHFKPGKELRDRVNASIA; encoded by the coding sequence ATGACTAAGTCAGAATTGATAGAACAACTTGCCGAGCAACACGCACACATCCCTGTGAAAGATGTTGAAAATGCCGTTAAAGAAATTCTTGAACAAATGGCCGGCTCATTATCTAGCTCAGATCGCATCGAGATCCGTGGCTTTGGAAGTTTCTCATTGCATTATCGTTCTCCTCGCACAGGTCGTAATCCAAAGACTGGCGAAACAGTTGAGTTAGACGGTAAGCACGTACCACATTTTAAACCAGGTAAAGAATTGCGTGACCGCGTAAATGCGAGTATTGCCTAG
- a CDS encoding lipopolysaccharide assembly protein LapA domain-containing protein, producing MFRVLKIVLIALCLFIAFVLGSQNPQLVQINYLIASNTLPLAVVISICFILGVAIGCFISFTLFSQLKWQNYRLKKKLAPEKNNKKLVANKDI from the coding sequence TTGTTTAGGGTATTAAAAATTGTATTAATTGCGCTGTGTTTATTTATTGCGTTTGTACTTGGTTCACAGAATCCACAATTGGTGCAAATCAATTATTTAATCGCTAGTAATACTTTGCCCTTAGCTGTTGTAATAAGTATCTGCTTTATTTTAGGTGTCGCAATTGGTTGTTTTATAAGCTTTACACTGTTTTCTCAGTTAAAGTGGCAAAATTATCGCTTAAAGAAAAAATTAGCGCCTGAAAAAAACAATAAAAAGCTTGTTGCTAATAAAGACATCTAA
- the lapB gene encoding lipopolysaccharide assembly protein LapB codes for MIELLFLLLPVAAGYGWIMGKNSAKNQAHQLNRQITSEYSKGLKFLLDREEDQGLEHLINLLEVAADSVEHYSTLATMFRRRGELDRAIKIHELLLKHPSLDEQQAATSRLELAEDYIMAGLLDGAEEHLVWLVKAGYKEALEPIINLYSQTREWDKGINMYEAHSELFTKPQHVKAIANFYCEAALQDNDTQIMRKAISLNHKAIRPLYELGHSAFTKEDYVKAIYYWRELISQFTFFAPVFIEELALSYQKLNLTHQFYELLNELLDKGGVLIKIKHCQALLEQGHIEQAIKFLTDSLKRHPTIRGFSFLLQLLAKQNNDIKDVLDQIDKLVTSYIATKPDFQCQHCGFTSHTIYWVCPSCKHWETIVPSRGIDGF; via the coding sequence ATGATTGAGCTTCTGTTTTTACTTTTACCCGTTGCAGCCGGTTACGGTTGGATAATGGGTAAAAACAGCGCTAAAAACCAAGCTCATCAGCTTAATCGCCAAATTACCTCTGAATATTCTAAAGGCCTTAAATTTCTCTTAGACAGAGAAGAAGACCAAGGCTTAGAACACCTTATTAATCTACTCGAAGTTGCCGCTGATTCTGTTGAACATTATTCAACGCTTGCCACTATGTTCCGCCGCCGTGGCGAACTTGACCGCGCCATTAAAATTCATGAGCTGCTATTAAAACACCCAAGCCTTGATGAGCAACAAGCTGCAACTAGCCGCTTAGAGCTTGCTGAAGATTACATAATGGCAGGCTTGTTAGATGGTGCAGAAGAGCATCTAGTATGGCTTGTTAAGGCAGGTTATAAAGAAGCGTTAGAGCCAATTATTAATCTTTATTCACAAACCCGTGAATGGGATAAGGGCATTAACATGTACGAGGCCCACAGTGAGTTGTTCACTAAACCTCAGCATGTAAAAGCCATTGCCAATTTTTATTGTGAAGCAGCCTTACAAGACAATGATACGCAAATTATGCGTAAAGCCATTAGCTTAAACCATAAAGCCATTCGCCCACTGTATGAGCTTGGTCACAGTGCTTTCACCAAAGAAGATTATGTAAAAGCAATTTACTATTGGCGCGAGCTTATTAGCCAATTCACGTTTTTTGCGCCAGTGTTTATTGAAGAATTAGCACTGAGCTATCAAAAGCTTAATTTAACGCATCAGTTTTACGAATTGCTCAATGAACTGCTCGATAAAGGTGGCGTATTAATAAAAATAAAACACTGCCAAGCTTTACTTGAACAAGGTCATATAGAGCAAGCAATCAAATTTTTAACGGATAGTTTAAAGCGTCATCCGACTATTCGTGGCTTTAGTTTTTTATTACAGCTACTTGCCAAGCAAAACAACGATATTAAAGATGTACTCGATCAAATTGATAAGCTAGTAACATCTTATATCGCAACCAAACCTGATTTTCAGTGCCAACACTGTGGCTTTACCAGTCATACCATTTATTGGGTATGTCCATCTTGTAAGCACTGGGAAACAATTGTTCCAAGCCGTGGCATAGACGGTTTTTAA
- the pyrF gene encoding orotidine-5'-phosphate decarboxylase, producing the protein MSVEDSKKVLIALDYDDQQTALAFVKQLSPDTCRLKVGKEMFTYFGPSFVKELIDLGFDVFLDLKFHDIPNTVAKAVTAAAKMGVWMVNVHASGGVEMMTKAKHALEQFGDDAPLLIAVTVLTSMDAAELTRLGVDKTPEEQVIYLANLAKESGLDGVVCSAQEAKKLKAELGADFKLVTPGIRPAGSDVGDQKRIMTPKQAVEDGSDYLVVGRPITQSADPVATLKEINDSLQ; encoded by the coding sequence ATGTCTGTCGAAGATTCAAAAAAAGTATTAATTGCCCTTGATTATGATGATCAACAAACAGCTCTTGCGTTTGTAAAGCAATTATCGCCTGATACGTGTCGCCTTAAAGTAGGTAAAGAAATGTTCACGTATTTTGGTCCTAGCTTTGTTAAGGAACTAATCGACTTAGGTTTTGATGTATTCTTAGACCTAAAATTTCACGATATTCCAAACACAGTGGCAAAAGCTGTAACCGCAGCTGCAAAAATGGGTGTGTGGATGGTTAACGTGCATGCCTCTGGTGGCGTTGAAATGATGACTAAAGCAAAACACGCTTTAGAACAGTTTGGTGATGACGCTCCATTACTGATTGCAGTAACTGTACTAACCAGTATGGATGCCGCAGAGCTTACTCGTTTAGGTGTAGATAAAACACCAGAAGAGCAAGTAATTTACTTAGCAAACCTTGCCAAAGAATCAGGCCTTGATGGGGTAGTGTGCTCAGCACAAGAAGCGAAAAAGCTAAAAGCAGAACTTGGCGCAGACTTTAAACTGGTTACCCCGGGTATTCGCCCAGCAGGCAGCGATGTAGGTGACCAAAAACGTATCATGACACCAAAACAAGCCGTCGAAGATGGCAGCGACTATTTAGTTGTAGGCCGCCCAATCACCCAATCGGCAGATCCAGTTGCAACATTAAAAGAAATTAACGACTCACTACAATAA
- a CDS encoding GNAT family N-acetyltransferase, with protein MKLNITKQAPNVDEFMLLRSKVGWINPESIIAQESLDNSTFHVCVYAGSQLVGFGRIVGDGSMYFYLQDVVVDPIYQEQGIGNLIMQEIEQFLEKNARSGATIALLAACGKEKFYSKFGYSDRTGNPLGLGMCKFVE; from the coding sequence GTGAAATTGAACATCACCAAGCAAGCTCCTAATGTTGATGAGTTTATGCTTCTTAGAAGTAAAGTTGGCTGGATAAATCCAGAATCAATAATTGCTCAAGAAAGCTTAGATAATTCAACCTTTCATGTTTGTGTTTATGCAGGATCACAACTTGTAGGCTTTGGCCGTATAGTGGGTGATGGCTCAATGTACTTTTATCTCCAAGATGTGGTTGTTGACCCTATCTATCAAGAGCAAGGAATAGGTAATTTGATAATGCAAGAAATAGAACAATTTCTGGAGAAAAATGCTCGTTCTGGCGCAACAATTGCCTTATTGGCGGCATGCGGAAAAGAAAAGTTTTATTCAAAATTTGGTTACAGTGACCGAACTGGAAATCCGCTCGGTTTAGGTATGTGTAAATTTGTTGAATAA
- a CDS encoding acyl carrier protein translates to MQITQQLKQILAQVLNIDTSDFTENTPLLGAIPEFDSMAIMTLLMELENQFSFSISNAELEAEQFESVASLQQFISQQAND, encoded by the coding sequence ATGCAAATCACCCAACAACTAAAACAAATTCTAGCTCAAGTGCTCAATATCGATACATCGGATTTCACTGAAAATACACCTTTGTTAGGTGCAATCCCAGAATTTGATTCCATGGCTATCATGACTTTGTTAATGGAGTTAGAAAATCAATTCAGCTTTTCTATTAGCAATGCTGAATTAGAAGCAGAGCAATTCGAGTCTGTAGCGTCACTACAGCAATTTATTTCACAACAAGCTAACGACTGA